The Cygnus olor isolate bCygOlo1 chromosome 2, bCygOlo1.pri.v2, whole genome shotgun sequence genome contains the following window.
GCGAGGGGCCACACGTCAGCGCCCAGGGCCCCCAAAAACGGGACCCCGGGGTGCCTCCGCCACCCTCCCTCGGGGCTCAGCTGCCAGGGGAGGGAGCCggaaggcgggggggggcggcggcagAGCTCGGAGcgccgccccgcggcccctTACCGATGCCGTGGAAGATCCTGGCGACGGCTCTGCCCGAGAACTTCTCGTCCTGGCGGATGGCGAGGAAGTGGCGGACGTCGGCGCGCACCTGGTCCTCCCCGTCCTGCAggtgggggaaggagaggggcaCAGCGCCTGGCCTCCACGTCCTCCCTGCATCGAGGCCGGCCGGGAGGAGGCCCCGCTGTCACCGCCGCGAAGGCGGCGCGATGTAAAAATTGCTCACTTGTGCTCCGCGGCGatcctcttcctcatcttcctcctcctcctcctcctcctcgcagcCGCGCGGGGCCGGCTCCCCGGGGGCCTCCTTCTCGAAATAGTCCCGGAGCAGAGCCCTGAGGCGggagctcctctcctcctccgcCTGCTCGGGGTGCGGCTCGCAGCTCTGGAAGGCCACGCTGCGCCCCCAAAGCGCCGTCAGCCCTCGCCGCGGTGCCGGGACGGGCCCGAACCGGGAGCCTGGGGGCACCGTGAGGGGTCTGGGGGCACCGTCCCCACCTCTTGAAGGCCCTGAAGCAGGCGCGCAGCTGGCCCAGCGCCGCCCTCTCCCGCGCCACCACCCTGCGGTGCAGGAAGTCGCAGACGGAGTCCAGCTCCTGCTCGGAGAGGTCGCCGTAGGCGCGCAGGTGGAAGGAGAGCTCCGCGAACTCCACCAGGacgccgctccccgccccggcGCGGCCGCCTGTGGGCACCGACGCGCCGCTGAGCGCGCGGCGTGGGGGGGGCGCtgtgacaccccccccccagctccctcacccGCCCGCCTGCCCGCGGTACCTCGGCGCAGTTGCGGGTCCCACTGGAGCTGGCGCAGGGCGCGCTTCACCAGCGGCACCTCCCAGCCCATGGAGTCGCTCAGCGAGACCACGTCCAACTCCACCGAGCTGTCGCGGGCGTGCGGCCGCCCCGCCAGGCGCTCGCGGGCCAGGAAAACGGCGATGGGCGGGCAACTGCGGGCGGGAGAGAGGtgaaaggggggagggggggctcagcaccggAAAACCAGGACCACCGCGGGATGTTTTCCCTTCCAGCAGCCCCATTTTGTCCTTGGCTTCACCCCGAGGGCCCCGCTGACCTCCGCGCCGCAGCCCGGAGCTGCTGGGGGCCGCCGTAGCACTGCACGCGGCAGGAGGAGTAGGtggggggcagcagctccagccagcgCCGCGGGTGCAGCTCCAGGTAGCACAGCAGGGTCTCGATGCCTGCgggggagggcagaggaggggcagcgcggtggtggtggtggtggtggtggtgtgggggGGGTTTTGCCGGGCGCGGCGGCGCGAGGCCCCCCACCCCGCTCACCTTCCTCGCGCACATCCAGCTCCTCCACGGTTCGCTGGACGGGCACGGCGCGCTCGTGCATGTAGCACACCCGCCGGGGCTGCTCGCTGCCTcgcgccgcgccgccctccagctcctccgccagctCGGCCATGGCGGCGTCATCGGCCTCCGCGTCCTGCGGGGCCGGCGGCAGCTCAGCGCGCGGGGACGGAGCGGGGAACCAGCACCGCCCTGCCCGCCCCTCGGGGgcatccccagcagccccgCCCGTTCCTCACCCAGCTCCGGTGAGGCTTCCCCGAGCCGTTTGGGCTCGCTGAGGGACCAAAATGCCGGGTGCTTCCCCCCCAGCCAAGGGAGCCGAGGCGAATTGGGGGTGTGGGGGCCCCAACGGGGCGCAGCCGGGTGCCCCCTCCGGCCCCCTTCCTCACCCCGCCGAGGGCCTGGCGCTTCTGGTGCAGCTCCCGGCACTTGCAGCGAGAGAAAACCTTCTGCACGAGCTTCTTGACGGTGAAGAAGTCGACGGTGTCGCCGTAGATGTGCCGCCTCAGCTCGTGGAGGTCCTCGCCCTGCCGAGGGGAGGGGACGGCCGCGGTGAGCCCGCGGGCAGCACCCGTGGGGGACACCGGGGCTCGGCCACCCCCTCGTGGCTCCCTTCAATCCCTTTCTAGGGCTCCCCGCGTCATTTAGGGCTGAGCTGGGGGGAACCCCAAAGGGCTTCAGGGCTCCGCGAAGGGCTCTGAAATTTTGGGGGAAGACCCCGAGCTTTTAGGGCCTCACCTCCGGGTCCAGGAAGAGGTGGCAGCGCGCCGGCTCGCCGTCCCGCCCGGCCCGCCCGATCTCCTGCACGTAGCTCTCGAAGTTCTTGGGCATGTTGTAGTGCACCACGCCGCGCACGTCCGCCTTGTCCAGCCCCATGCCGAAGGCCACCGTGGCCACCACCACGCGCAGCTGGCCGGACATGAAGCTGCGCTGCACGCGCCGGCGCTCGGCGGCCGACAGGCCGGCGTGGTAGGCGTCCGCGACCCACTTGAGCGGGCGCCGGGTGCTCTTCgctgcaaaagcaaaaaaggaggggagaaagaatTGCGTGGCTTTAATTACCTTAACGAAGGAAAGCCCCGGGGATTTGGGGGCTGCAGAGCGCCCCGCGCCACGGCCTAGCATGGAAACgacctcggggggggggggggggggccgggcccgcTCCCTACCTcgctctttcttcctccccgCGTCGCCGTCGTCCTGGGGGGCCACCGGGGGCTCGGCCGGCAGCACCCCTTGCAGGCAGGTGCGGATGAGCGCGGCGACGCGAGCCGTCTCCTCCCGCCGCGTGCAGTAGACGATGATGGAGTCGAGGTGGCCGAAGCGCTCCCCGCGCAGCAGGGAGATGAGGGCCTGCGGGCAGGGGGGGTCCTGAGCACGGGCAGGGGGTGCCGAGCGCCCGCGGGACACCCGGCAGCTGCTCGGGGATCGGGCTGCGAGCACCGGGCAACTGCCACGGGCACGTCTCGGGGGGGGGATTTGAGGGCTTCCATCCCTTGGGACGTTGCCCACCCCGTCCTCGCCCCTACCTGGTCCCGGTCCCTGTCCATGGAGACGGAGAGGCGCAGGTTCGGGGGCACGGCGGCGCAGCGCCCTGCgatcccttcctccccctcctcctcggCGACGCCGAGGTGCGCGGCCACGTCGCGCGCCGTGGCCGGGGTGGCGGTGGCCGTCAGCCCCAGGAAGCAGCGCACGCCCAGGCGGTCGCGGAGCACCTGcgggggatgggggggggggaggggaggaagaggaggtgaggaagaggaggaggtgaggaAGGGAAGCTGCCTCTCTCCTTGCCCGGCTGCAGGGCCCCGCGCACCTTGCAGAGCCGCAGGTAGCTGGGGCGGAAGTTGTGGGACCACTGGGAGACGCAGTGAGCTTCGTCGATGCAGGCGAAGGCGACGGGGGGCAGCTcggcggcggggggcaggcagcaggagcccgAGCCCCCGCCGCCCACCAGCGCTTCGGGGGACAGCAGCAGCGCGTGCACCGCGCCCTTCCTCACCTGCGCGGCGGGGACAGCGGGGCGTGGGGCGCTCCGTCCTCCGttcaccccccccaccccgtcccGCTCCGTGTCCCCGTCCCTCACCTGCTCCACCGCCGCCTCCCGCTGCGCCCTGCTCATGTTGGAGTGGACGCAGaccgcccgcagcccccgcggcAGCCCCGACACCTGCGGGCGAGGCGAGGCGCCGTCGCACGCGCCGCGGAGCGACGCCGGGGACGCCGCGAggccggggagggggaggaaggcggCCGGTAGGTACCTGGTCATCCATCAGCGCCACCAGCGGCGAGACGACCAAGGCGACGCACGGCGAGCGCTTGCGGTAGAGGTAGGCGGGGAGCTGGTAGCACAGCGACTTGCCCAGCCCCGTGGGCAGCACGACCAGCGTGGAGAGGcctgggggaagaggggggctgggggcgacGCCGCGGCCCCACGGTGCgtggggggagccggggggggggggggggggggacgagggaggtggaggagggggCAGCAGACCCACCCGAGAGGATCCTCATCACGGCCGCCTCCTGGCCGGGGCGGAAGGAGCTGAACCCCAGCTCCTCGAGCGCCTCCAGCACCTCCGCGGGGGTCTCTGCGCGGGGGAAACGCGGTGGGATGGAGCCCGCAGCGGGGTTTTacgcccccccccacccccccctccccccagcccaccccagggGAGGGTGCGGGGGATGTGGGTCGGGCTCTGCTCCCGGACGAGAGGAAACGGCGGCCTCACCTCGCACCTTCCCGCCCGGCCCCAGGCTGTAGAGGGGCTCCACGggcgcggggggctcggggggctcgTAGGGCGCCCGCTGCACCTCCGGGTGGGCCGTCACCTCCCCCGCAGCGCCCTCGGGGCCGCCGCTCTCTGCCGGGGACGAAGCGAGGGGGGCCGGTGAGCCCCGCGTGTGTATTTGGGGCACGTCAGCGCCGCGAGCAAAGCCCCCCCGCGGCGGCCTCACCGGAGAGCTCCGGGCAGACGCTGTTGGTCCTGCGGGCAACTTCTGCCAGCGTGGGCAAGggatcttcctcctcctcctcctcctcttcctcttcctcctcctgggcaTGGCCGGCCTCCTccggcggcgggggggcagCGGTCGCTGCGGGCAGAGCGCGAAATCCTTTTCCCCTCGGGCTCCACGCACGGCAGCCACCTCGCCCCCACCTCCTCCGCGGGACGTTCCCCCGGAGGTCCCCACCGCGGGGTTGTGCCGGAGAAACCGCGGCGCGGCGCAACCCTCACCTGCGCCCCGGCACTCCGCCGCCCAGTGCCCCGTGGCGCCGCAGCAGAAGCAGACGTCCGAGCTCCTGCCGAGGGCCGACCCGCCGCCGAACTGCGCCGCCTTCTTCTGCCACTTCTGCTTCCACACCTGCAACGACGGCGGCGTCAGCGCCGCGGGGCCCCGCACCCCGCTGTCCTGCGGGGTGACCCCAACGGGCTGCCCCCACGCGGGAATCAAAGGGGTGAGGGGtaaaacaacaaggaaaaagcGTTTTTGGGGCCGGCAGAGCACTAATTCCGCGTTATTTGACCCGTTTTTCTGCCGCCGGCGCGTTACCTGCTTGCGGAGGCG
Protein-coding sequences here:
- the RECQL4 gene encoding ATP-dependent DNA helicase Q4; amino-acid sequence: MERLQAVKALLKRWEAAFAQQHGRRPGTGDVEAAPEDVRRLYREYRALKHHGELAPCPPAEGSPATEQDSGCWGTHLNRQPKAPKSSATNQPVPAASAQHFGRKLKANLGAAIKERLPVPRRTLAPRPKPVPQQERGATSPVPSPPGDADGSEPPELLLPAAVRALAPLVLAEGPRPRPQGNKFQRLRQTVARRLSSLDAAWLRRCQGEPGPEEPPDRGAEPRGAEPQGVEGENVAPAGIRSLPQEPEVSEGARGELAETEGGERPAGHGGDTAAGPRGADGGRAPEELPGGTGGAKKVGGKRRRRDSGAGGSEQPARKQPRKKAPAAAPTPPENLLGDIEEVEEKLRPPCRAAPARAPRRPPGNFVRLNLKNRSHVRGHVLRGNRLRKQVWKQKWQKKAAQFGGGSALGRSSDVCFCCGATGHWAAECRGAATAAPPPPEEAGHAQEEEEEEEEEEEEDPLPTLAEVARRTNSVCPELSESGGPEGAAGEVTAHPEVQRAPYEPPEPPAPVEPLYSLGPGGKVRETPAEVLEALEELGFSSFRPGQEAAVMRILSGLSTLVVLPTGLGKSLCYQLPAYLYRKRSPCVALVVSPLVALMDDQVSGLPRGLRAVCVHSNMSRAQREAAVEQVRKGAVHALLLSPEALVGGGGSGSCCLPPAAELPPVAFACIDEAHCVSQWSHNFRPSYLRLCKVLRDRLGVRCFLGLTATATPATARDVAAHLGVAEEEGEEGIAGRCAAVPPNLRLSVSMDRDRDQALISLLRGERFGHLDSIIVYCTRREETARVAALIRTCLQGVLPAEPPVAPQDDGDAGRKKERAKSTRRPLKWVADAYHAGLSAAERRRVQRSFMSGQLRVVVATVAFGMGLDKADVRGVVHYNMPKNFESYVQEIGRAGRDGEPARCHLFLDPEGEDLHELRRHIYGDTVDFFTVKKLVQKVFSRCKCRELHQKRQALGGDAEADDAAMAELAEELEGGAARGSEQPRRVCYMHERAVPVQRTVEELDVREEGIETLLCYLELHPRRWLELLPPTYSSCRVQCYGGPQQLRAAARSCPPIAVFLARERLAGRPHARDSSVELDVVSLSDSMGWEVPLVKRALRQLQWDPQLRRGGRAGAGSGVLVEFAELSFHLRAYGDLSEQELDSVCDFLHRRVVARERAALGQLRACFRAFKSVAFQSCEPHPEQAEEERSSRLRALLRDYFEKEAPGEPAPRGCEEEEEEEEDEEEDRRGAQDGEDQVRADVRHFLAIRQDEKFSGRAVARIFHGIGSPCYPAQVYGRDRRFWRKHLRFDFHRIMRVATEEILALR